AGGGGCTCTTCGAGCTGGCCGACCTGCCCTACGTGGGCGCGGGGGTGCTGGGCTCGGCCCTGGCCATGGACAAGCTCGCGGCCAAGGCGGTCCTCGTCGCCGCCGGTCTGCCCGTGGGACCGCACCTCGGCCTCACCCGCGCCGAGCTGGAGGCGGACCCGGCCGGGGTCGCGCGCAATATCGAGACCGCCCTGGATTACCCCCTCTTCATCAAACCGGCCAACCTGGGCTCCTCGGTGGGCATCACCAAAGTCCACGGCCCGTCGGAGCTGGCGAAAGCCCTGGAGCTCGCCGCCGCCTTCGACCGCCGCATCATCGTCGAGGGTGGGCTGGACGCCCGCGAAATAGAGTGCGCCGTCCTGGGCAACGACTCGCCCGAGGCCAGCGTCCCCGGCGAGATTCTCCCCGCCCGCGAGTTCTACGACTACGACGCCAAGTACGTGGAGGACTCGGAACTTTTAATACCGGCTCCCATTTCACCCGACCAGACCGCCGAGGCCCGGCGCCTGGCCGTCGCCGCCTTCAAGGCCCTCGACATCTCCGGCATGGCCCGCGTGGACCTCTTCCTCGAACGCGCCACCGGGCGGTTCTACATCAACGAGGTCAACACCATCCCCGGCTTCACCCCCATCAGCATGTATCCGAAACTGTGGGTGGCGTCGGGCCTGGGCTACAACGACCTGGTGGCTCGGCTGGTGGAGCTGGCCCTGGAGCGCCACCACGACCGCCGCCGCACCCGCCGGAGCTACGATTCCCAAGGGGCTCAAGGGAAGGGGAAACCGTGAAACCGCACGAACTGGCCCGGTCCGGATTCTTCAAGGACCTCTCGCCGGCGGAGCTGGCCGACATCGCCGCCCTGATGATCAAGGACCACTTCCAGGCGGGGGAGACGATTTTCAAGCAGGGCGAGCCGGGAGACTACTTCTTCTACATCGCCACGGGCTCGGTGCGGGTCTGGCTCGGGCTCGATGACGGCGGGGCCCGCGAGCTGGCAAAGCTCGGCCCGGGGCAGTTCTTCGGCGAGCTGGCCCT
This is a stretch of genomic DNA from bacterium. It encodes these proteins:
- a CDS encoding D-alanine--D-alanine ligase; protein product: GLFELADLPYVGAGVLGSALAMDKLAAKAVLVAAGLPVGPHLGLTRAELEADPAGVARNIETALDYPLFIKPANLGSSVGITKVHGPSELAKALELAAAFDRRIIVEGGLDAREIECAVLGNDSPEASVPGEILPAREFYDYDAKYVEDSELLIPAPISPDQTAEARRLAVAAFKALDISGMARVDLFLERATGRFYINEVNTIPGFTPISMYPKLWVASGLGYNDLVARLVELALERHHDRRRTRRSYDSQGAQGKGKP
- a CDS encoding cyclic nucleotide-binding domain-containing protein, which encodes MKPHELARSGFFKDLSPAELADIAALMIKDHFQAGETIFKQGEPGDYFFYIATGSVRVWLGLDDGGARELAKLGPGQFFGELALLDKEPRTAGVEAVENSEVWKLEREEFLNLLRGNAQMAVKLLHVVAGRLRRADEVIQMLSAR